A genome region from Acidobacteriota bacterium includes the following:
- the rpoC gene encoding DNA-directed RNA polymerase subunit beta' — protein MYRSSPYDRANLIADFDSIRISLASPEKIRDWSHGEVTKPETINYRTFKPERDGLFCARIFGPVTDWECLCGKYKRMKHRGVICDKCGVEVTLSKVRRERLGHIELASPCSHVWFFKGLPSRIGHLLDISLRELEKVLYFEAYVVVDPGDTALKERQVLTEDEYRKLIGEGMAGHFTALMGAEAIRELLKRVEIPELAVEMREKMRSETSVQKRIKYAKRLKVVDAFRKSQNKPEWMILEVLPVIPPELRPLVPLDGGRFATSDLNDLYRRVINRNNRLKKLMELHAPEVIVRNEKRMLQEAVDALFDNGRRGRVLRGANNRPLKSLSDTLKGKQGRFRQNLLGKRVDYSGRSVIVVGPDLKLNQCGLPKKMALELFKPFIYHRLEQTGHCTTIKQAKEMVEQSEPIVWDILEEVIKDHPVLLNRAPTLHRLGIQAFEPVLVEGKAIKIHPLVCTAFNADFDGDQMAVHIPLSPEAQVEASVLMLSANNILSPASGQPITVPTQDMVLGVYYLTKGNDTAPGAGRTFGNPENVFIALEMNEVEIMTPIRLRYTGKLIDMPSAYDSQDVVHAEVQNVTNYYIKTTVGSVILNDHLPKRMPFVNGLLKKKGLSSLVNFAYLNFGLEDSVKMLDGIKSLGFMAATRSGMSIGIEDLVIPASKASLVKDAEKQVVEVQKQYLDGAITNGERYNKVVEIWSNITERVSDEMFSVLEKQDREGFVNPVFVMADSGARGSKQQIRQLSGMRGLMAKPSGEIIETPITANFREGLTVLQYFISTHGARKGLADTALKTADSGYLTRRLVDVAQDVIISDDDCGTVDGIHVGAIVDAGETVESLGDRIVGRVSLERVKDFEGHTIVDVNGLITEELAHRIQSSGIEKVLIRSVLTCEAKRGVCVNCYGRNLATGKVVEMGEAVGVIAAQSIGEPGTQLTMRTFHIGGTASRVSEQSRQETRSAGFIKFHNLATVRTKDGGLVVMNRNGMIAVVDDKGRERERYTAVYGARLKKNEGDPVAMGEVMLEWDPYTFSILTEIAGTVKFKDMEEGSTLHEEVDDVTGLSHWVVTESTDEKRQPQILIGEGKKNRKYLMPSHAHLMVTDGMEVSAGDVLAKIPRETTKTKDITGGLPRVVELFEARKPRETAVISEIDGTVKYGEVSKGQRKILVISDKGDEREYLLPRGVRIAAQEGERVHAGDPLMDGPRNPHDILAVLGEKELQAYLVNEIQEVYRLQGVNINDKHIETIVRQMMRWVRVEDVGDTEFLVDEQVDKFHFREENERVIALGQRPATGRPLLLGITKASLSTDSFISAASFQETTRVLTEASIQGKIDYLRGLKENVIMGRLIPAGTGLDHYRNVRLIGEQEEEEAALQAVQLPPSPYEEAERALDLFRNDTGDDDLEDLGAE, from the coding sequence ATGTACCGCAGCAGCCCTTACGACCGCGCCAATCTGATTGCCGACTTCGACAGCATCCGCATCTCCCTCGCCTCGCCCGAGAAGATCCGCGACTGGTCCCACGGCGAAGTCACCAAGCCCGAGACCATCAACTACCGCACCTTCAAGCCCGAGCGCGACGGCCTGTTCTGCGCCCGCATCTTCGGTCCCGTTACCGACTGGGAGTGCCTCTGCGGCAAGTACAAGCGCATGAAGCACCGCGGCGTCATCTGCGACAAGTGCGGCGTCGAAGTCACCCTCTCCAAGGTCCGGCGCGAGCGCCTCGGCCACATCGAGCTCGCCTCCCCGTGCAGCCACGTCTGGTTCTTCAAGGGCCTGCCCAGCCGCATCGGCCATCTGCTCGACATCAGCCTGCGCGAGCTCGAAAAAGTTCTCTACTTTGAAGCCTACGTCGTCGTCGATCCCGGCGACACTGCGCTCAAGGAGCGCCAGGTCCTCACCGAGGACGAATACCGCAAGCTCATCGGCGAGGGCATGGCGGGCCACTTCACCGCGCTGATGGGTGCCGAAGCCATCCGCGAGCTGCTCAAGCGCGTCGAAATTCCGGAGCTGGCCGTGGAAATGCGCGAAAAAATGCGCAGTGAGACCAGCGTCCAGAAGCGCATCAAGTACGCCAAGCGCCTCAAGGTCGTCGACGCCTTCCGCAAAAGCCAGAACAAGCCCGAGTGGATGATCCTCGAAGTTCTGCCCGTCATCCCGCCCGAGCTGCGCCCCCTCGTGCCCCTCGATGGCGGCCGTTTCGCCACCAGCGATCTCAACGATCTCTACCGCCGCGTCATCAACCGCAACAACCGCCTCAAGAAGCTGATGGAGCTGCACGCCCCGGAAGTCATCGTGCGCAACGAAAAGCGCATGCTTCAGGAGGCCGTCGACGCCCTGTTTGACAACGGCCGCCGCGGCCGCGTCCTGCGCGGCGCCAACAACCGCCCCCTCAAGTCCCTCTCCGATACCCTCAAGGGCAAGCAGGGCCGCTTCCGCCAGAACCTGCTGGGCAAGCGCGTCGACTACTCCGGCCGCTCCGTCATCGTCGTCGGCCCCGACCTCAAGCTCAACCAGTGCGGTCTGCCCAAGAAGATGGCGCTCGAGCTCTTCAAGCCCTTCATCTATCACCGCCTCGAGCAGACCGGCCACTGCACCACCATCAAGCAGGCCAAGGAGATGGTCGAGCAGTCCGAACCCATCGTCTGGGACATCCTCGAAGAGGTCATCAAGGACCACCCCGTCCTGCTCAACCGCGCTCCTACCCTCCATCGCCTCGGCATCCAGGCCTTCGAGCCGGTGCTGGTCGAGGGCAAGGCCATCAAGATTCATCCTCTGGTCTGCACCGCCTTCAACGCCGATTTCGACGGCGACCAGATGGCCGTGCATATTCCGTTGTCGCCGGAGGCGCAGGTGGAAGCCAGCGTCCTCATGCTCAGCGCCAACAACATCCTCTCGCCCGCCAGCGGACAGCCCATTACCGTCCCCACCCAGGACATGGTCCTGGGTGTCTACTACCTCACCAAGGGTAATGACACGGCCCCCGGCGCCGGCCGCACCTTCGGCAATCCTGAGAATGTCTTCATCGCGCTCGAGATGAACGAGGTCGAAATCATGACCCCCATCCGGCTGCGCTATACCGGCAAGCTCATCGACATGCCTTCGGCCTATGACTCCCAGGACGTGGTCCATGCCGAAGTCCAGAACGTCACCAACTACTACATCAAAACTACGGTCGGCTCGGTCATCCTCAATGACCACCTGCCCAAGCGCATGCCCTTCGTCAACGGCCTGCTCAAGAAGAAGGGCCTGAGCTCGCTCGTCAACTTCGCCTACCTCAACTTCGGCCTCGAGGATTCCGTCAAGATGCTCGACGGCATCAAGTCCCTCGGCTTCATGGCGGCCACCCGCTCCGGCATGTCCATCGGCATCGAGGATCTGGTCATCCCCGCCAGCAAGGCATCGCTGGTGAAAGACGCCGAAAAGCAGGTGGTCGAGGTCCAGAAGCAGTACCTCGACGGCGCCATCACCAACGGCGAGCGCTACAACAAGGTCGTCGAAATCTGGTCCAACATCACCGAGCGCGTCTCCGACGAAATGTTCTCCGTGCTCGAAAAACAGGACCGCGAGGGCTTCGTCAACCCCGTCTTCGTTATGGCCGATAGCGGCGCCCGCGGCTCCAAGCAGCAGATCCGCCAGCTTTCCGGTATGCGCGGCCTGATGGCGAAGCCATCGGGTGAAATCATCGAGACCCCGATCACGGCCAACTTCCGCGAAGGCCTCACCGTGCTGCAGTACTTCATCTCCACCCACGGCGCCCGCAAGGGCTTGGCCGACACGGCGCTCAAGACCGCCGATTCCGGCTATCTCACCCGCCGCCTGGTCGATGTCGCTCAGGATGTCATCATCAGCGACGACGACTGCGGCACCGTCGACGGCATCCACGTCGGCGCCATCGTCGATGCCGGCGAGACCGTCGAGAGCCTCGGCGACCGCATCGTCGGCCGCGTCTCCCTCGAACGTGTCAAGGACTTCGAAGGCCACACCATCGTCGATGTCAACGGCCTGATCACCGAGGAGCTGGCCCATCGCATCCAGAGCTCCGGCATCGAGAAGGTGCTCATCCGCTCCGTGCTCACCTGCGAAGCCAAGCGCGGCGTCTGCGTCAACTGCTACGGCCGCAACCTGGCCACCGGCAAGGTGGTCGAGATGGGCGAAGCCGTCGGCGTCATCGCGGCGCAGTCCATCGGCGAGCCCGGCACGCAGCTCACCATGCGCACCTTCCACATCGGCGGCACCGCCAGTCGCGTCAGCGAGCAGTCCCGCCAGGAAACCCGCAGCGCCGGCTTCATCAAGTTCCACAACCTCGCCACCGTCCGCACCAAGGATGGCGGCCTGGTGGTCATGAACCGCAACGGCATGATCGCCGTCGTCGATGACAAGGGCCGCGAGCGGGAGCGTTACACCGCCGTCTACGGCGCCCGCCTCAAGAAGAACGAAGGCGATCCGGTCGCCATGGGCGAGGTCATGCTCGAATGGGACCCCTACACCTTCTCCATCCTCACGGAAATCGCCGGCACGGTGAAGTTCAAGGACATGGAGGAAGGCTCGACCCTGCACGAGGAGGTCGATGATGTCACCGGCCTTTCGCACTGGGTCGTCACCGAATCCACCGACGAGAAGCGTCAGCCCCAGATCCTGATCGGCGAAGGCAAGAAGAACCGCAAGTACCTCATGCCCTCCCACGCTCACTTGATGGTCACCGACGGCATGGAGGTCTCGGCCGGCGACGTGCTCGCCAAGATTCCCCGCGAAACCACCAAGACCAAGGACATCACCGGCGGTCTGCCCCGCGTCGTCGAGTTGTTCGAGGCGCGCAAGCCGCGCGAAACCGCCGTCATCAGCGAAATCGATGGCACCGTCAAGTACGGCGAAGTCAGCAAGGGCCAGCGCAAGATCCTGGTCATCAGCGACAAGGGCGACGAGCGCGAATATCTGCTGCCGCGCGGCGTCCGCATCGCCGCCCAGGAAGGCGAGCGCGTCCACGCCGGCGATCCCCTCATGGATGGCCCCCGCAATCCACACGACATCCTTGCCGTCCTCGGCGAAAAGGAACTGCAGGCCTACCTGGTCAATGAAATCCAGGAGGTCTACCGCCTCCAGGGCGTCAACATCAACGATAAGCACATCGAGACCATCGTCCGCCAGATGATGCGCTGGGTGCGCGTCGAAGATGTCGGCGACACCGAGTTCCTGGTCGATGAGCAGGTGGACAAGTTCCACTTCCGCGAAGAGAACGAGCGCGTTATCGCCCTCGGCCAGCGCCCGGCGACCGGCCGTCCGCTGCTGCTCGGCATCACCAAGGCGTCGCTGTCCACCGACAGCTTCATCTCGGCCGCCAGCTTCCAGGAAACCACCCGCGTCCTCACCGAGGCCTCGATTCAGGGCAAGATCGACTACCTGCGCGGCCTCAAAGAGAACGTCATCATGGGCCGCCTCATCCCCGCCGGCACCGGTCTCGATCACTACCGCAACGTCCGCCTCATCGGCGAGCAGGAAGAGGAAGAAGCCGCCCTCCAGGCCGTCCAGCTCCCGCCCTCGCCCTACGAGGAAGCCGAGCGCGCCCTGGATTTATTCCGTAACGACACCGGCGACGACGACCTGGAAGATCTCGGCGCCGAGTAG
- the rpoB gene encoding DNA-directed RNA polymerase subunit beta → MPFHPDGTPIRTDFSKIPTAIQIPNLIEVQRQSYERFLQMDLLPGERDDGGLQSVFNSVFPISDFRGVSQLDFVDYAIGNWECKCGNLRGLHHLRSTCRGCGATIITNPFQAGEILCRHCGTYNANVPTFCQKCGDPVGLQLKNDRAECEDKGSTYSAPLKVTIRLTIYDKDPETGVKSIRDIKEQEVFFGDIPLMTENGTFIINGTERVIVSQLHRSPGVFFETANQRTYFLGKIIPYRGSWVEFEFDTKNLLYVRIDRKRKFLASIFLRALGLKTDEEILRTFYTVERLVARNGKLYWQFDGAREPEKQTNLLGQKLTHRVVNAKGEEVVHAGRQLRAPLLRELAKTKITEFEVDPADLEGAFTVQDIVNRDSGEVVLEANTELKWADLEKYTAAGAAELQVFFPDRDVVGNILSATLRKDGIKTQNEALIEIYRKLRPGDPPTLDTARSLFDGMFFDARKYDFSRVGRLKFNIKLYDSASATTLDKRTLDPEDFYATIRYLLKLRRGEGSVDDIDHLGNRRVRAVGELLENQFRIGLVRMERAIKEKMSVFQEMATAMPHDLVNAKPVMAAIREFFGSSQLSQFMDQTNPLSEITHKRRLSALGPGGLSRERAGFEVRDVHPTHYGRICPIETPEGPNIGLISSLSCFARINEFGFIESPYRKVREGRVIDYVTVTNAGDSSRKVGDHLEREEADAWNAAAKNKKHIDYEPFSFYLSAWEEDKYVVAQANVALDAQGRFVNELVNARQTGNFVLVSRDKVDYIDVSPKQLVSVAAALVPFLENDDANRALMGANMQRQSVPLLRAEAPVVGTGMEAVVARDSGATVLAKRGGIVDSVDSERIIVRIEGETHAGQMSREVGSDIYQLTKFKRSNQNTCINQKPVVKEGERVIKGRVLADGPCTDQGELALGRNVLVAFMPWRGYNFEDAILISEKMVKEDYYTSIHIEEFELESRDTKLGPEEVTRDIPNVSETFLKELDESGIVRIGAQVKPGDILVGKVTPKGETQLTPEEKLLRAIFGEKAGDVRDASLYCPPGIEGTVVEVKIFSRKGAEKDERAKAIDADEEARLDKNYADEVRILNDERTKRLFSLVGGKVLTQDLHDEKTNKKLLGKGDALTREAIESISTRNLKRARYDGKDARINEQVDEIEELTSRQIDVLGKIYRERKDKLNRGDELPPGVIKMVKVYIAMKRKLSVGDKMAGRHGNKGVIARILPEEDMPYMADGTPMEIVLNPLGVPSRMNVGQILETHLGWAGRALGLTFASPVFDGARENEIKELLRKASLPESGKTRLRDGITGQKFEQPVTVGYIYMLKLSHLVDDKIHARSIGPYSLITQQPLGGKAQFGGQRFGEMEVWALEAYGAAYILQELLTAKSDDVYGRAKIYEAIVKGEAAIEPGVPESFNVLIRELQSLCLDVELMKSHKEPELLAVAADD, encoded by the coding sequence ATGCCCTTTCATCCGGATGGAACCCCGATCCGCACCGATTTTTCCAAAATCCCGACTGCCATCCAAATCCCCAACCTCATCGAGGTTCAACGCCAGAGCTACGAGCGCTTCCTGCAGATGGACCTGCTCCCCGGCGAACGCGATGACGGCGGCCTGCAGTCGGTGTTCAACTCCGTTTTCCCCATCTCCGATTTCCGCGGCGTCAGCCAGCTCGATTTCGTCGACTACGCCATCGGCAACTGGGAGTGCAAGTGCGGCAACCTGCGCGGCCTGCATCATCTCCGCTCCACCTGCCGCGGCTGCGGAGCCACCATCATCACCAACCCCTTCCAGGCGGGCGAAATCCTCTGCCGTCATTGCGGCACCTACAACGCCAACGTGCCCACCTTCTGCCAGAAGTGCGGCGATCCCGTCGGCCTGCAACTGAAAAACGACCGCGCCGAGTGCGAGGACAAGGGCTCGACCTACTCCGCCCCCCTCAAGGTCACCATCCGCCTCACCATCTACGACAAGGACCCGGAAACCGGCGTCAAGAGCATCCGCGACATCAAGGAGCAGGAAGTCTTCTTCGGCGACATTCCGCTCATGACCGAGAACGGCACCTTCATCATCAACGGTACCGAGCGCGTCATCGTCAGCCAGCTCCACCGTTCGCCCGGCGTGTTTTTTGAAACCGCCAACCAGCGCACTTACTTCCTCGGCAAAATCATCCCCTACCGCGGAAGCTGGGTCGAATTCGAGTTCGACACCAAGAATCTGCTCTACGTCCGCATCGACCGCAAGCGCAAGTTCCTGGCCTCGATTTTCCTGCGCGCCCTCGGCCTGAAAACCGACGAGGAGATCCTCCGCACCTTCTATACCGTCGAGCGCCTGGTGGCCCGCAACGGTAAGCTCTACTGGCAGTTCGACGGCGCCCGCGAGCCGGAAAAGCAGACCAACCTGCTCGGCCAGAAACTCACCCACCGCGTCGTCAACGCCAAGGGCGAAGAAGTCGTTCATGCCGGCCGTCAGCTCCGTGCCCCGCTGCTGCGCGAGCTGGCCAAAACAAAAATTACCGAGTTCGAAGTCGATCCGGCCGATCTCGAAGGCGCCTTCACCGTCCAGGACATCGTCAACCGCGACAGCGGCGAAGTCGTGCTCGAGGCCAACACTGAGCTCAAGTGGGCCGATCTCGAAAAATACACTGCCGCCGGCGCAGCCGAACTGCAGGTGTTCTTCCCCGATCGCGATGTGGTGGGCAATATCCTTTCCGCCACGCTCCGCAAGGACGGCATCAAGACCCAGAACGAGGCCCTCATCGAGATTTACCGCAAGTTGCGCCCCGGCGATCCACCTACCTTGGATACCGCGCGCTCGCTGTTCGACGGCATGTTTTTCGACGCCCGCAAGTATGACTTCAGCCGCGTCGGCCGCCTCAAGTTCAACATCAAGCTCTACGACTCCGCCTCCGCCACTACGCTCGACAAGCGCACCCTGGATCCCGAGGATTTCTACGCCACCATTCGCTACCTGCTCAAGCTGCGGCGCGGCGAAGGCTCGGTGGATGACATCGATCACCTCGGCAACCGCCGCGTCCGCGCGGTGGGCGAGCTGCTCGAAAATCAGTTCCGCATCGGCCTGGTCCGCATGGAGCGCGCCATCAAGGAAAAGATGAGCGTCTTCCAGGAAATGGCCACCGCCATGCCCCATGACCTGGTCAACGCCAAGCCGGTCATGGCCGCCATCCGCGAGTTCTTCGGTTCCAGTCAGCTCTCGCAGTTCATGGATCAGACCAATCCCCTGAGCGAGATCACCCACAAGCGCCGCCTCTCCGCCCTCGGGCCGGGGGGTCTGTCGCGCGAGCGCGCCGGTTTCGAGGTGCGCGACGTGCATCCCACCCATTACGGCCGCATCTGCCCCATCGAGACGCCGGAAGGTCCCAACATCGGCCTCATCTCCTCGCTGAGCTGCTTCGCCCGCATCAACGAGTTCGGCTTCATCGAAAGCCCCTACCGCAAGGTGCGCGAGGGCCGCGTCATCGACTACGTCACCGTCACCAACGCCGGTGACAGCTCCCGAAAAGTCGGCGATCATCTCGAGCGCGAAGAAGCCGACGCCTGGAACGCCGCCGCCAAAAACAAGAAGCACATCGACTACGAACCCTTCTCCTTCTACCTGTCCGCCTGGGAAGAGGACAAGTACGTGGTCGCCCAGGCCAACGTGGCGCTCGACGCCCAGGGCCGCTTTGTCAACGAGCTGGTGAACGCCCGCCAGACTGGCAACTTCGTCCTTGTCTCCCGCGACAAGGTCGACTACATCGACGTTTCGCCCAAGCAGTTGGTCTCCGTGGCCGCGGCGCTCGTGCCTTTCCTCGAAAACGACGACGCCAACCGCGCCCTCATGGGCGCCAACATGCAGCGCCAGAGCGTCCCCCTGCTGCGCGCCGAAGCCCCCGTCGTCGGCACCGGCATGGAAGCCGTGGTCGCCCGTGACTCCGGCGCTACCGTCCTCGCCAAGCGCGGCGGCATCGTCGATTCGGTCGACTCCGAACGCATCATCGTCCGCATCGAGGGCGAAACCCACGCCGGCCAGATGTCGCGCGAAGTCGGCAGCGATATCTACCAGCTCACCAAATTCAAGCGCAGCAACCAGAACACCTGCATCAACCAGAAACCGGTGGTCAAGGAAGGCGAGCGCGTCATCAAGGGCCGCGTCCTCGCCGATGGTCCCTGCACCGATCAGGGCGAGCTGGCGCTCGGCCGCAACGTGCTGGTCGCTTTCATGCCCTGGCGCGGTTACAACTTTGAAGACGCCATCCTGATCAGCGAGAAGATGGTCAAGGAGGACTACTACACCTCCATCCACATCGAGGAGTTCGAGCTCGAATCGCGCGACACCAAGCTCGGCCCCGAAGAAGTCACCCGCGACATCCCCAACGTCAGCGAAACCTTCCTCAAGGAGCTGGACGAGAGCGGCATCGTCCGCATCGGCGCCCAGGTCAAGCCCGGCGACATCCTGGTAGGCAAGGTCACGCCCAAGGGGGAAACCCAGCTTACGCCGGAGGAGAAGCTGCTGCGCGCCATCTTCGGCGAAAAGGCCGGCGACGTCCGCGACGCCTCCCTCTACTGCCCGCCCGGCATCGAGGGCACCGTCGTCGAGGTCAAAATCTTCAGCCGCAAGGGCGCGGAAAAAGACGAGCGTGCCAAGGCCATCGATGCCGACGAAGAGGCCCGCCTCGACAAGAACTACGCCGACGAGGTCCGCATTCTCAACGACGAACGCACCAAGCGCCTGTTCAGTCTGGTCGGCGGCAAGGTCCTCACCCAGGACCTGCACGACGAGAAGACCAACAAGAAGCTGCTCGGCAAGGGCGACGCCCTTACCCGCGAAGCCATCGAGTCCATCTCCACCCGCAATCTCAAGCGCGCCCGCTATGACGGCAAGGACGCCCGCATCAACGAACAGGTGGACGAAATCGAAGAGCTGACCAGCCGCCAGATCGACGTGCTCGGCAAGATCTACCGCGAGCGCAAAGACAAGCTCAACCGCGGCGACGAGCTCCCGCCCGGCGTCATCAAGATGGTCAAGGTCTACATCGCCATGAAGCGCAAGCTTTCCGTGGGCGATAAGATGGCCGGCCGTCACGGCAATAAGGGCGTCATCGCCCGCATCCTGCCGGAAGAGGACATGCCCTACATGGCCGATGGCACCCCCATGGAGATCGTCCTCAACCCCCTCGGCGTTCCCAGCCGTATGAACGTGGGCCAGATTCTCGAAACCCACCTCGGCTGGGCCGGCCGCGCTCTCGGCCTCACCTTCGCCTCACCCGTCTTTGACGGCGCCCGCGAAAACGAAATCAAGGAGCTGCTGCGCAAGGCCAGCCTGCCCGAGTCCGGCAAGACCCGCCTGCGCGACGGCATCACCGGCCAGAAGTTCGAGCAGCCCGTCACCGTCGGCTACATCTACATGCTCAAGCTCAGCCACCTGGTGGATGACAAGATCCACGCCCGTTCCATCGGTCCCTACTCGCTGATTACGCAGCAGCCGCTGGGCGGCAAGGCCCAGTTCGGCGGCCAGCGCTTCGGCGAAATGGAGGTCTGGGCGCTGGAGGCCTACGGCGCCGCCTACATCCTCCAGGAACTGCTCACCGCCAAATCCGACGACGTCTACGGACGCGCCAAAATTTACGAAGCCATTGTGAAGGGCGAGGCCGCCATCGAGCCCGGCGTGCCCGAATCCTTCAACGTCCTGATCCGCGAATTGCAATCGCTGTGTCTCGATGTCGAGTTGATGAAAAGCCACAAAGAACCCGAACTACTGGCCGTCGCCGCCGACGACTAG
- a CDS encoding 50S ribosomal protein L10 produces the protein MALTKAQKQTRVDSLQAALADASTLIVTGFSGLTVAQDFELRKRLRAAGGHFRVIKNTLARRAAQGSSAAGVLEKLTGVNAIAYTSGDGVALAKVLRDYCKDNPALVVHAGVVEGAVVDARGVEQLASIPSKPELYAKLLWLLQAPAQRLVTVLQATGRNTAVVIDQGVKANKFHE, from the coding sequence ATGGCACTGACCAAAGCACAGAAACAGACCCGCGTGGATTCGCTGCAAGCGGCGCTCGCCGACGCATCCACCCTCATCGTGACCGGCTTCAGCGGCCTCACCGTGGCGCAGGATTTTGAGCTGCGCAAGCGCCTGCGCGCCGCCGGCGGCCACTTCCGCGTCATCAAGAACACCCTCGCCCGCCGCGCCGCCCAGGGGAGCAGCGCCGCCGGCGTGCTGGAAAAACTCACCGGCGTCAACGCCATCGCCTATACCAGCGGCGACGGCGTCGCCCTGGCCAAAGTCCTGCGCGATTACTGCAAGGACAATCCCGCCCTGGTGGTCCATGCCGGTGTCGTCGAGGGCGCGGTCGTCGACGCCCGGGGCGTCGAGCAACTGGCCTCGATTCCGTCCAAACCCGAGCTCTATGCCAAGCTGCTCTGGCTGCTGCAAGCGCCCGCGCAGCGCCTGGTGACGGTCCTTCAGGCCACCGGCCGCAACACCGCCGTGGTCATCGATCAAGGTGTGAAAGCGAACAAGTTTCATGAGTAA
- a CDS encoding 50S ribosomal protein L7/L12 produces the protein MADLQTLVDSIKNLTLLEASQLVKQLEEELGVSAAAAAPVVVAGGGPAAGGAAPAEEKTEFAVVLTAVGANKINVIKVVREVTSLGLKEAKDLVDGAPKTVKEGVPKEEAETIKKKFTDAGATVEVK, from the coding sequence ATGGCTGACCTGCAAACGCTCGTAGATTCGATCAAGAACCTGACCCTGCTTGAGGCCTCGCAGTTGGTGAAACAACTCGAGGAAGAGCTGGGCGTCTCCGCCGCCGCGGCCGCACCCGTGGTCGTCGCCGGCGGCGGGCCTGCCGCTGGCGGCGCGGCCCCGGCCGAGGAGAAAACCGAGTTCGCCGTCGTGCTGACCGCCGTCGGCGCCAACAAGATCAACGTCATCAAGGTGGTCCGCGAAGTCACCAGCCTGGGCCTGAAAGAAGCCAAGGACCTGGTCGACGGCGCGCCCAAGACCGTCAAGGAAGGCGTGCCCAAGGAAGAGGCCGAGACCATCAAGAAGAAGTTCACCGACGCTGGCGCCACCGTCGAAGTCAAGTAG